A stretch of Gossypium hirsutum isolate 1008001.06 chromosome A06, Gossypium_hirsutum_v2.1, whole genome shotgun sequence DNA encodes these proteins:
- the LOC107961520 gene encoding probable F-box protein At4g22030, giving the protein MASLQASNFLLSSSSSSNQIHAAISIPKLPSVRFSVPKLRQPTIQSEELNRKDGLINTIPIQNDVHSTPLVQQTSSVSMATFQLCAVLEAIADRVEMHKNIGEQRDNWNTLLLNSINMITLTAATMAGVAAATGVGAGVSVMGLKLASSVMFSAATGMLVLMNKIQPSQLVEEQRNATRLFKQLQSQIKTLLAVGSPCQDDVNDAMEKVLALDKAYPLPLLGVMLDKFPASLEPAVWWPTKQSPNSNKALNNNNGWTKELEMEMREVVEVIKRKDCEDYERLGNKALNMNKVLATSGPLLTGIAALGSAFMVSSNSPWAATVAVVAGALASAVNTFEHGGQVGMVFEMYRNNAGFFKHMQESIESTLDECDVEKKENGELFEMKVALQLGRSLSELRDVAKKSSYSRIEGSPMDEFASKLF; this is encoded by the coding sequence atggcttcGTTACAAGCTTCTAATTTTCTCctctcatcatcttcttcttcaaacCAAATCCATGCCGCTATATCCATCCCAAAGCTCccatcggtaagattttcagtACCTAAATTACGACAACCCACTATACAGTCTGAGGAATTGAATAGAAAAGATGGGCTCATCAACACAATCCCAATCCAAAACGATGTCCATAGCACACCTCTGGTTCAACAAACCTCATCTGTTTCAATGGCTACCTTTCAACTCTGTGCCGTCTTAGAGGCCATAGCTGACAGAGTGGAGATGCATAAAAACATTGGGGAACAACGAGATAACTGGAACACCCTTCTACTCAACTCCATCAATATGATTACCCTCACTGCCGCTACCATGGCAGGTGTTGCCGCCGCAACTGGTGTTGGCGCTGGGGTTTCTGTTATGGGTTTGAAGTTGGCATCCAGTGTGATGTTCTCAGCAGCCACTGGGATGTTGGTATTGATGAATAAGATTCAACCCTCACAGCTTGTGGAAGAGCAACGTAATGCTACCAGATTGTTTAAGCAGCTGCAATCCCAAATCAAAACCCTACTTGCTGTTGGTTCTCCATGCCAAGATGACGTGAATGATGCCATGGAGAAAGTGTTGGCACTTGACAAAGCTTACCCTCTTCCTTTGCTTGGTGTTATGCTTGACAAATTCCCTGCAAGTTTAGAGCCTGCTGTTTGGTGGCCTACAAAACAGTCTCCAAACTCAAACAAAGCATTGAACAACAACAATGGGTGGACCAAGgaattggaaatggaaatgagagaagTGGTTGAAGTAATAAAGAGAAAAGACTGTGAAGATTACGAGAGATTAGGCAACAAGGCTTTGAACATGAACAAAGTTTTAGCTACATCAGGGCCATTGCTAACTGGAATAGCAGCTCTAGGATCAGCTTTCATGGTTTCTTCCAACAGCCCTTGGGCGGCAACAGTAGCGGTTGTTGCAGGAGCTTTAGCTTCAGCTGTGAACACCTTCGAGCACGGTGGCCAAGTTGGTATGGTGTTCGAGATGTACAGGAACAACGCTGGGTTCTTTAAGCATATGCAAGAATCGATTGAATCAACGTTGGATGAATGTGATgtggagaaaaaagaaaatggggAGTTGTTTGAAATGAAAGTGGCATTGCAACTGGGAAGAAGCTTATCAGAACTGAGAGATGTAGCCAAAAAATCAAGCTATTCTCGTATAGAAGGAAGCCCCATGGATGAATTTGCAAGCAAGCTCTTTTGA